GCCATCGCCCCAATGCCTTTGAAGGCACAGGACGGCAGTGCAGATGATCTCGGTGATGTGATGAGCATCAGCCTCAAGGATGTGGTCAAGCCAACCCTTGGCTTTCAAGGTGCCTTGCAAGGCGCTGGCACGCCGAACCAGGCAGGCATTGGTGGATTCTTGCCACTGTCTGTTAGCGATAACAGCGTTTGGTTCCTTGATGCCCTGATCAACGCCAACTTCGCTGACCGTGCGGGTGAGAGCAGCATTATTAATACCGACGTTGCTGGTGGAACAGTCAGCACGTCTACCCGGCTTGGTTACCGCTGGCTGAATAGTGACCGCTCTTGGATGTATGGGCTGAATGCTGGTTATGACAGCCGCTCGGTGAAATCAGGTGATGCCGATACCGGCGTCAACGTCACCAACAAGAGGACTGTCGGGTTCCAGCAGATCGCACTGAATGCAGAAGCAGTTTCGAATAGCTGGACCT
Above is a window of Synechococcus sp. BIOS-U3-1 DNA encoding:
- a CDS encoding carbamoyl-phosphate synthase encodes the protein MLRRLSAGLLASVVAIAPMPLKAQDGSADDLGDVMSISLKDVVKPTLGFQGALQGAGTPNQAGIGGFLPLSVSDNSVWFLDALINANFADRAGESSIINTDVAGGTVSTSTRLGYRWLNSDRSWMYGLNAGYDSRSVKSGDADTGVNVTNKRTVGFQQIALNAEAVSNSWTLNGYGLIPVGDVEQRLNSAYNAGALNTYGLDVGYFISPQLHASVGYYYQHRDQEEVDGSGVLGRLAYEMTSGVTAGLNISYDKAFDTRVSADIKVRFGGASTTAKRKEVQRLPVINALTSTPSNRDVRVHDSCGACDPWD